cttttagttCAACAGTCGAGTTTCTACGGTTATACTTCAATGCTCCCAAGTCGGTATACTCAAGCCGTCATGGCTGGAGAAAGTAAGTAAAACAAATCACTACTATTGAAATAGATTTGTCGTTACTTGTTGTTGATACAATTTGCTGACAATTATCGTTGTCACAAACGACTGTCATTCAAGTCATCGGATCTCACGTTCATCCCCAAgtgtttctattttctttatgtttacaatatttaccaTTAAAACACAGTCATTAAAACGACTCGGAATATTTCGGAATGGTTGCTTGGTAGACTGTGTTGAATATGATCACAATGACGTAAGTGAACTTCGTTTTACCTAGGTGCTGCTGGTTTCTGGGTGTCAACTAACCGTATAATAACGAAATCCTTGGTCAACGACGAACGTGGTAACACATCAATGTTCTTTGTCTTATCCATCCTGACAATAGTGATGTGCTTTGTGCTACATCAGGTTGTGCGGCAGACAGATTTCGTCCAGTTTTATATCACACTGTGCCAAGAAAGGTACAGAATAACCTTAGAGCCCGCGGAGGACGTTGGTTTGGTgagtaaataaagaattttaCGTAAATCAGGTATTAATCGCATTATCAATGAATATCCCTGATTATTAAAGAGACCGGCCTGGTCAATATTTTGTGAATTCACGCTGGAACTCAAGGAACCCTCATCTAGAATTCATTAGGAATAATTCaatgataatataaaatgCCGTAAGAATCACTTTCGTTATACACCAAATCAGAGGGGAATGCACATGAATCAGAAGAAACTAAAAAAGGAGCTAGAgcgaatttaaaatattttggcAGTCGCGATTTATCCTTCAATAGGAGATACATTATACTAATGTTAGTTtaattcgttcgattttataCATCAGATTGTCTACATCGTCCGAGTTAATTTTTGTCGAGCCTTTTTTCTTAAAGAATTTCAAGGACTCTAGCATGAGTTTTAATCATTTGTTAAATCAAATCTATCGTATATATGTGAGAAATCagccaaaaataaaaaatagtctACTCCACTTGACACTACCAGGGTTGGAGACAAATATGTTCTGTTAACCCttcaacgaaaaaaagattgaattAGCTAATCCAGATGGGCcagactaacaataagaatttCCCACTCGTTTCCGTTTTGAACCCATAAAAAactcaaaaatgaaaattagatcttttgttttttaaattttgttattcaaataacTCGTTAATCTATTCTCaggatataattttattattcgaatAACTCGACTGATGAAATCCAAAATTGATTGAGTTCTAAGCTAAGAAAAGCTGCTTCAATTGAGACCGATCGTGAAACTCTGTCAATTCATTCTCAGGATATTGAGGACTTTGCTGTACAATCATCAGGATATTGGATACACGCATGCAGGCAGGCACGCATACACAAAAGTTGATACACACTCGAGACCTTCAAAGTCAATGTTAATCAGATCGGTAACGTTAGTACTTTCATTAGTGAAGCGCTCACGTAGTGACGGTAAGCTTAAAATGCCTATTCAGCTGGTTGCTTGAACGTCATCGATCAGAGATTATCCGAAACCTGCGAGCCCGTCGGTACACAGAACATCAACAGAGATATCGATTTTAAAATGTGATGCATGATGCAATGTGCTGCCATAGTGTGTCAGGATGTAAACACATAAGAAATTTGGATTTGGGTAATTGTTTCCCCAAGGGGAATGCTACGCTATGGTAGCACATATATATCACGCATCACATTTTAAAATCGATATCTCTATCGATATTCTGTGTACCGACCGGTACCCACGGTAGGATAATGTCGTGCTACTATTCTATTCATATTGTTCCACGCGGGTACGTAATTTCGTGGACCGGGTTCTTAAGAGCATTGGTGATCTCTCAACTCATATCTGCTTCGGTCAACTCTTCGATGAACATTGCAGTCTACGGCTGTGTCACATTCACGTTTAAGAGGTTGctattgtgaatttttactgaccgagtaaaattttaatcacTTTAACTATTACCCTGCACGTTTACGCATcactgatgaaaaaaaaaactgcagacTACAAATATCCGAAACAAGGTTTGTTTCACGCAACAATAATGCCAAGAAATCTATTCCTGTAATTTAATTACGACTTATGCAGGAATACATTTCCTGGTGTTATTCATGcaagaatcaaaaaaaaatttggaatattttCCTACGTTAATTCTGTGTCATTTGTTATTTTCACGTTTAGTTTATGTTAAAGGCTGTATGTAATGGTCGGTAAATGGTTCGGCTGTACGCCACGTTTTACGCGCCCACTGATTTCAGAAGTTTCACGATCATTTCATCACTATTCATGATATGATATTTTAGGGAACTTTTCAGAGTTCTCCTGTCTCTGACGTATTTCGTCCTGTCAACTAAGAAATCTCAAGAAGAAACTTAACGAGAAATGATCCGAAGTAGGTGTATCGAAAAATCCTCACAAGATCTTCTAGAATTTCATAAGATGTTTTATcgatttcaaatgaaattcttaGGAGTccaaactaacaataagtactTTGTCAGAACTGCTATAAAGAAATAATATGTTGACTTcccgaattttgtttcaacaaatttgtaattaaacGCGACAAATTATTCTTTTACAACACTTACACGGCAATCCGTACCCTCAGCAGATGCAACTGGCTGTACGAACTCTGTTTTTTGCGGCAGATGGATCCTTTGGACCACGTCGGAGATCCATCGAAAGGTCAGTATGGCGTTCTGAAACTCCAAACCAGCCCCCTGGCTACCGACTCTGCTGCCGCCGAAAACGTCGATGCTGCGAGTAACGGTTCGTGCACAGTATAATAAGTATTTCATAAAATGATATCACTTCGTGTGATGAACTAACTAATATACAGTGAAAATGATGACGTCTCATCGCGATGTAAGCTTTTCGAAAACCGGTACTTTATTATTCAactatttcaaataaataataatcagtGAAATATCTTTTGGAAATATTAGCAGAGTAAGGCATAATAGTCGGttctgattaaaaaatttctagtaCAAGGCCTAATGGAAGATGTAAcagcattttttaattctaaatGCTTGCTCTCATCAGCTCCAGTTCTTTTATGCaacaaaattattcgaaactaGCTTCAAGAAAAAGGTCAAGAATACCTTGTCTTCAGATTGACCTTGAACTTCACCAGCAGCCGAGCCTTAACAAAATGTGCTCCAtatttttactgaatttcaaccCCTTATTTAACGCGCAAGTGACAGGAAAcgatttcgtttttattaatttttcctagagatttttatttctggctttatgaaaattcatggatttatcgtttaaaaaataagagaaagaaTTCAAATCTcgcgaaattaaaaaattgccCATTTGAAATCTGGAGcactttttcgaaaagtgccaATCTAAaaccattttttattatatacagcTTCATTTACCTTGTGGAATTATAaatgatcaattttatttcggtGCGTTCTTCTTTAAAACATGAAATGAAGTTTCATTCTGTTAAAAATGCCaccgtaaattttattgaattatttttattagtaCTTTAACCCTTTGAAGCGTCATTATTTCCTTGCAGTCAAATTCTTTGAAACGGGGTATACAAGGATTCTCGAGGTCACTGATTTCAAAAACGGAGTCACATCTGAggaattttctaaattaaaaatcgcGGATCTAATACGGTGGACTGAAAATGTAAAAGTAATCGCAATGGCTTGAAAATGCACACTTAGGTGTTTCTTCGCTCATCAAATACGATCCTGAAATCCCCGagtaacaaatttcaagcgaataggatcaatttttatattttcaattcgcCATGTTGGATATGCGAtctttaattttgaaatttgtacaTCAGATTCGTTCGTAGTAACCACAAAAACCTAAGATTACCAAGTTCCACTTTTTTAGTCCCCATAACCTTCCcacaattacatttattctaTAAAAACAGGCAATTCTCAacactttatttatttgtagCGCTCACTGTATTCGTACTGTATACTATACAATGTACGAGTATACACTCGACATCTTAAAAGTCcaattatgcaaaaaataatgatagcgtatctcaaaaattgaatgGAAGTCTTGAATACCCGATTCACAAAAAAGTGTCTTATATAATGCCGCAAAGGCTTAAGTGCAACTCTATATTAACTTGCATTCAAATGCATTCTAATTTACACCGTACATCGTTCACATATCTACAGGACAGTATTCAGCCTTTTCATTCAGCAATCCGGTCTACGAGCCCGGCGCACCATCTGGAAATCCTTCCAACAGTGCTGGTCCAACCTACAAGGTTGAAGATATCGTCGTTCGTGCCCGCGGAACCTGCGGAACCCGAAACAACAGGCCATGGTCTGGAATTAAGAGTAAGTGCTAGCCAATGCCATAATGAACCATATAATGATATACCTTCGTGGTAGATCTAGGTAGAAATGGCCGTTCCCCTTTCCACCGGAAACTCTCGAGTTACAGCACCAGGGTCTAATTCAGGAAAGGCATGTTTACTGTGGGCTAGTAAAAAATCACAccgtattatatttttaggAAATGTAAGTCAAATCGTTGTTACGGATACTCTAATTGCAGCTCCGGTTCGCTGACAGCGGTGGAATCTCTGAAATTCAGAAATCAACTGTCTGTAGATCTTAAGCTCTTTGCTCAATAGTGAATTAATTATGGCCAGCATACGCGTGTCCTAAAACTAGAATGGATGATCATCAGTTAATACATTTCAAATAGACAAGTTTACAATACACCGTCCTGTTTTCACAATACCCATCATAAATGAATGAGTTTACAACAATTGCTAGTGCTTTCTGCTCTACTTGACACACATCTCAAATAACGTTTTTTGTTCTGATATTTATCATCATTGTAATGGGCACAATTTATAAATCTTTTAGGAGGTCTATTGGCACGACTAGAAGTTGCAAAATTAATCTTTCCATACATGACAAGCATAGGAGTTGCTTACTTTGTCACGCTCTGCCTCTACCCAGGAATAGTTTCAGAAATTATATCCTGCAAGTTTGAATCGTGGATGCCGGTGATTTTGATGGCCGCTTTCAATGCAGCAGATCTTCTGGGCAAGGTAAGAAACCACCTACAATCAACTTCATATAATATCCTTTAAAtcataatttgtaattttttgagaGTCATCACAAGCCGAAATTTTAACTCTTTGCACGTATAAGCattaaactttgaaatttttaaccttaaaaaattcagagcaATGGAAATTAGTCCTGTTTGGACATATGAGGTTTGACTTAGCAATTAAGCTGCATTGCGACCTACATTAATTTCCGtctataatttatacattaaGAGattaattttgtcattttttgtAACACATATCAGTGAATCCGGCATCTCACTTGACTGTGAACGATCTGCCTGCAAAATTTTCCTTTAATTTCTCATGAAGTTTTATCTTTTAAGAAGGTGCTATAGTTACTCCTTATCAACTTACAAAGAGATTAGGGAGACTCGATGTCGTCAATCGGTTTGTACTTGCATGTGGTGAAAGGTGAAAACCCCCAATTTAAtatggttttttatttttaatccaaTAGGTCTTGGTTGCTGATATATtgcggtttgaaatttttgcattCTCGGGCAGGTTTCGGCTCGTGCTTAGAGTATGTGGAGTAGGGCGTTTcagaaacggtaaaaaaactCGCTCACGCGAAAGGGCTAGGCAGTCAAACAAATTTGACTACTGCCTCAATGAcgtcgaattttcgaaaagaGGCTACTATCGACAAGTTCAAAATTCGGGGGCTACGTTTTGTACGACGAAACGAAAGTTTTTGTAAAACTTGACATAGATGCGATTTTTTtagtgacattttttttaaattcgtaaAGACTAATTTTTCTAACTGTCAAATATTAGAATATGTCACCGTTTTTGATTTCTATTGTTGCTTTATGGTGAACAAGAGCTAAAATGAAACAGGAGGAATGTGAGCCACTATTAATTACTAcctcatcaaattattatcaaaagaATTGCGAAAtcttttaatattaaaaaattaggaaaattaatttttttcgaatttcaacaCAAATTCCgcagtattaaaaaaaatacaccgaTCTTAAGTTTTACAAAGACTTTTGTAACGTCATTCGGACCATAACCACCGAAGTATTTCAGGATatctcaattttgaaattctcatAAATAcccttttttcgaaatttcaacgtcgTTGCGGCAGTAGTAAAAAACTTTCGCGAGCCCTTTCGCTTGAGCtattttttagtgaaaaagTGCGTGAATCCTGGAGAAGAgcgaagtataaaaaaagacCCATTTCTGAACCACCGTATTGCACGTACTTATAAGCGCGAGCCGAAACCcgccaaaaaatttcaaatcgtgaGATCTTAGCAACTCATTGGattaaaaaccaaaaaccACGCTAAATCAGGGGCTTTCACCTTTCACCACGTGCAAGAACAACCCGATTCGCTACCTCGAGCCTCCTTACTCTCCTAGTGAGTAAaatttaactatttttttctcacgtgaTCCGAAGGCTATAATATATAGTACTAATGTGAAAATGCCGCAgtcagcaaaatttttcacgcaatgCGAAACAAGAATATCtaaaaacgtttttatttgATTCGATACTAAGGCCAGGAAATGTATTCCTAGAAGAATTGATTCAGACAATATAGCAACCGGACGCGAGTACGAATAACACCGCGAGTAGCCAAATTTGTCCCTATCGACGAGACTTACACTAACGTTGACGAGTTGTCTGGCGGTTATTtgtc
The sequence above is drawn from the Neodiprion pinetum isolate iyNeoPine1 chromosome 2, iyNeoPine1.2, whole genome shotgun sequence genome and encodes:
- the Ent3 gene encoding equilibrative nucleoside transporter 4 isoform X4 — translated: MDENLSRGYVQLGKARGMNEFKFTNGFAHLSPPVDKCNFVYLALVLAGAGFLLPYNSFVIAVDYFQARYPGTTIIFDMSLVYITMAFFAVFANNVLVETLSLNTRITFGYLVSFVTLNFVVICEIWWELFGVKASYTINLVAVAVVSLGCTVQQSSFYGYTSMLPSRYTQAVMAGESAAGFWVSTNRIITKSLVNDERGNTSMFFVLSILTIVMCFVLHQVVRQTDFVQFYITLCQERYRITLEPAEDVGLMDPLDHVGDPSKGQYGVLKLQTSPLATDSAAAENVDAASNGQYSAFSFSNPVYEPGAPSGNPSNSAGPTYKVEDIVVRARGTCGTRNNRPWSGIKRGLLARLEVAKLIFPYMTSIGVAYFVTLCLYPGIVSEIISCKFESWMPVILMAAFNAADLLGKVLASIPYEWTRTQLLYFSGARAILIPLFLLCAIPRRAPILSGEGYPLLFSLLLGLTNGIVGSVPMIQAPSKGRSGQWTQPDPLSAPTPHMHNSYVSRARRSILQT